Proteins encoded by one window of Odocoileus virginianus isolate 20LAN1187 ecotype Illinois unplaced genomic scaffold, Ovbor_1.2 Unplaced_Contig_22, whole genome shotgun sequence:
- the GPKOW gene encoding G-patch domain and KOW motifs-containing protein isoform X3 yields the protein MDGMLSQAVKELIEESKKSLEERENAGVDPTLAIPMIQKGCTPNGEGTDSEPQAETVPEEADYEAVPVEAYGLAMLRGMGWKPGKGIGRTFSQVVKPRVNSLRPKGLGLGANLTEVQALAPTSPYRLPRPDEEQEKDKEDQPQGLVPGGAVVVLSGPHRGLYGKVEGLDPDNVRAMVRLAVGSRMVTVSEYCLRPVSQKEFDKNLNLSQVSRTSPGEQHRTTSSRKTLQDQDSHMWWEDSERKRKHHSDRQDGPAAKNEKAAPRSQHWLHRDLRVRFVDKLHKGGQYYNTKMTIEDVLSPDTCVCRTDEGQVLEGLREDMLETLVPKVPGDQVMVVLGQWAGRVGRLLDRDRTRSRALVQLQREDRVVELHYDAICQFVGLWDMEED from the exons ATGGATGGGATGCTGTCCCAGGCTGTGAAGGAGCTCATTGAGG AATCCAAGAAGtctctggaggagagagagaatgcgGGTGTCGACCCCACACTCGCTATCCCCATGATCCAGAAAGGATGCACCCCCAATGGAGAAGGGACAGACAGCGAACCCCAGGCAGAGACA GTGCCGGAGGAGGCTGATTACGAGGCAGTCCCTGTTGAGGCCTATGGGCTGGCCATGCTGCGGGGCATGGGCTGGAAACCTGGCAAGGGCATCGGCCGAACCTTCAGTCA AGTAGTGAAGCCCCGTGTCAATTCACTTAGGCCCAAGGGATTAGGGCTGGGCGCCAACCTGACTGAGGTCCAGGCCCTGGCCCCTACCAGCCCCTACCGCCTGCCAAGGCCAGATGAGGAGCAAGAGAAGGATAAGGAAGACCAGCCTCAAGGACTGGTGCCTGGAGGAGCTGTGGTGGTTCTTTCTGGCCCCCACCGAGGCCTCTATGGGAAG gTGGAAGGCCTTGATCCTGACAATGTTCGAGCCATGGTCCGTCTGGCTGTGGGGAGCCGCATGGTGACTGTTAGTGAGTATTGCCTGCGGCCTGTCTCCCAGAAGGAGTTTGACAAGAACTTGAATCTGA GTCAAGTGAGCAGAACTTCCCCTGGGGAACAGCACAGAACAACCTCATCACGGAAGACCCTCCAGGATCAGGACAGCCACATGTGGTGGGAGGATTCAGAGAGGAAGCGGAAACACCATTCAGACCG ACAAGATGGGCCTGCAGCCAAGAATGAGAAAGCAGCCCCCCGGAGTCAGCACTGGCTGCACAGAGATCTGCGAGTGCGGTTTGTGGACAAGCTGCACAAGGGCGGCCAGTATTACAACACCAAG ATGACAATTGAAGATGTCCTGAGCCCAGACACCTGTGTGTGTCGGACAGACGAAGGCCAAGTCTTGGAAG GCCTAAGGGAAGacatgctggagaccctggtccCCAAGGTCCCAGGTGACCAAGTGATGGTGGTGCTGGGGCAATGGGCTGGAAGG GTGGGCCGTCTGCTGGACCGGGACAGAACACGGAGCCGGGCTCTGGTACAGCTGCAGAGAGAAGACAGGGTGGTGGAGCTTCACTATGATGCCATCTGCCAGTTTGTGGGCCTCTGGGACATGGAGGAAGACTGA
- the GPKOW gene encoding G-patch domain and KOW motifs-containing protein isoform X1 translates to MADAEDGVLRPVGSSTAPISFSFNRTSARRWLAGDATPEKKDYLKTVEGRELQSVKPSEAPKELVIPLIQNGHRRQPPTQAPGPSTHTEVLMDGMLSQAVKELIEESKKSLEERENAGVDPTLAIPMIQKGCTPNGEGTDSEPQAETVPEEADYEAVPVEAYGLAMLRGMGWKPGKGIGRTFSQVVKPRVNSLRPKGLGLGANLTEVQALAPTSPYRLPRPDEEQEKDKEDQPQGLVPGGAVVVLSGPHRGLYGKVEGLDPDNVRAMVRLAVGSRMVTVSEYCLRPVSQKEFDKNLNLSQVSRTSPGEQHRTTSSRKTLQDQDSHMWWEDSERKRKHHSDRQDGPAAKNEKAAPRSQHWLHRDLRVRFVDKLHKGGQYYNTKMTIEDVLSPDTCVCRTDEGQVLEGLREDMLETLVPKVPGDQVMVVLGQWAGRVGRLLDRDRTRSRALVQLQREDRVVELHYDAICQFVGLWDMEED, encoded by the exons ATGGCGGACGCTGAAGATGGTGTTTTGCGGCCGGTGGGATCCTCCACTGCCCCAATTTCGTTCAGCTTCAATCGCACGTCCGCCCGCAGATGGCTTGCGGGAGACGCGACTCCGGAGAAGAAGGATTACTTGAAGACCGTGGAAGGCCGGGAGCTGCAGAG TGTGAAGCCCTCAGAAGCCCCCAAGGAACTTGTCATCCCTTTGATCCAGAATGGCCATCGAAGGCAGCCACCGACCCAGGCCCCTGGGCCATCCACACATACTGAGGTCTTGATGGATGGGATGCTGTCCCAGGCTGTGAAGGAGCTCATTGAGG AATCCAAGAAGtctctggaggagagagagaatgcgGGTGTCGACCCCACACTCGCTATCCCCATGATCCAGAAAGGATGCACCCCCAATGGAGAAGGGACAGACAGCGAACCCCAGGCAGAGACA GTGCCGGAGGAGGCTGATTACGAGGCAGTCCCTGTTGAGGCCTATGGGCTGGCCATGCTGCGGGGCATGGGCTGGAAACCTGGCAAGGGCATCGGCCGAACCTTCAGTCA AGTAGTGAAGCCCCGTGTCAATTCACTTAGGCCCAAGGGATTAGGGCTGGGCGCCAACCTGACTGAGGTCCAGGCCCTGGCCCCTACCAGCCCCTACCGCCTGCCAAGGCCAGATGAGGAGCAAGAGAAGGATAAGGAAGACCAGCCTCAAGGACTGGTGCCTGGAGGAGCTGTGGTGGTTCTTTCTGGCCCCCACCGAGGCCTCTATGGGAAG gTGGAAGGCCTTGATCCTGACAATGTTCGAGCCATGGTCCGTCTGGCTGTGGGGAGCCGCATGGTGACTGTTAGTGAGTATTGCCTGCGGCCTGTCTCCCAGAAGGAGTTTGACAAGAACTTGAATCTGA GTCAAGTGAGCAGAACTTCCCCTGGGGAACAGCACAGAACAACCTCATCACGGAAGACCCTCCAGGATCAGGACAGCCACATGTGGTGGGAGGATTCAGAGAGGAAGCGGAAACACCATTCAGACCG ACAAGATGGGCCTGCAGCCAAGAATGAGAAAGCAGCCCCCCGGAGTCAGCACTGGCTGCACAGAGATCTGCGAGTGCGGTTTGTGGACAAGCTGCACAAGGGCGGCCAGTATTACAACACCAAG ATGACAATTGAAGATGTCCTGAGCCCAGACACCTGTGTGTGTCGGACAGACGAAGGCCAAGTCTTGGAAG GCCTAAGGGAAGacatgctggagaccctggtccCCAAGGTCCCAGGTGACCAAGTGATGGTGGTGCTGGGGCAATGGGCTGGAAGG GTGGGCCGTCTGCTGGACCGGGACAGAACACGGAGCCGGGCTCTGGTACAGCTGCAGAGAGAAGACAGGGTGGTGGAGCTTCACTATGATGCCATCTGCCAGTTTGTGGGCCTCTGGGACATGGAGGAAGACTGA
- the GPKOW gene encoding G-patch domain and KOW motifs-containing protein isoform X2, translating into MTGLLVAQAKRVKPSEAPKELVIPLIQNGHRRQPPTQAPGPSTHTEVLMDGMLSQAVKELIEESKKSLEERENAGVDPTLAIPMIQKGCTPNGEGTDSEPQAETVPEEADYEAVPVEAYGLAMLRGMGWKPGKGIGRTFSQVVKPRVNSLRPKGLGLGANLTEVQALAPTSPYRLPRPDEEQEKDKEDQPQGLVPGGAVVVLSGPHRGLYGKVEGLDPDNVRAMVRLAVGSRMVTVSEYCLRPVSQKEFDKNLNLSQVSRTSPGEQHRTTSSRKTLQDQDSHMWWEDSERKRKHHSDRQDGPAAKNEKAAPRSQHWLHRDLRVRFVDKLHKGGQYYNTKMTIEDVLSPDTCVCRTDEGQVLEGLREDMLETLVPKVPGDQVMVVLGQWAGRVGRLLDRDRTRSRALVQLQREDRVVELHYDAICQFVGLWDMEED; encoded by the exons ATGACAGGACTCCTAGTGGCCCAGGCGAAGCG TGTGAAGCCCTCAGAAGCCCCCAAGGAACTTGTCATCCCTTTGATCCAGAATGGCCATCGAAGGCAGCCACCGACCCAGGCCCCTGGGCCATCCACACATACTGAGGTCTTGATGGATGGGATGCTGTCCCAGGCTGTGAAGGAGCTCATTGAGG AATCCAAGAAGtctctggaggagagagagaatgcgGGTGTCGACCCCACACTCGCTATCCCCATGATCCAGAAAGGATGCACCCCCAATGGAGAAGGGACAGACAGCGAACCCCAGGCAGAGACA GTGCCGGAGGAGGCTGATTACGAGGCAGTCCCTGTTGAGGCCTATGGGCTGGCCATGCTGCGGGGCATGGGCTGGAAACCTGGCAAGGGCATCGGCCGAACCTTCAGTCA AGTAGTGAAGCCCCGTGTCAATTCACTTAGGCCCAAGGGATTAGGGCTGGGCGCCAACCTGACTGAGGTCCAGGCCCTGGCCCCTACCAGCCCCTACCGCCTGCCAAGGCCAGATGAGGAGCAAGAGAAGGATAAGGAAGACCAGCCTCAAGGACTGGTGCCTGGAGGAGCTGTGGTGGTTCTTTCTGGCCCCCACCGAGGCCTCTATGGGAAG gTGGAAGGCCTTGATCCTGACAATGTTCGAGCCATGGTCCGTCTGGCTGTGGGGAGCCGCATGGTGACTGTTAGTGAGTATTGCCTGCGGCCTGTCTCCCAGAAGGAGTTTGACAAGAACTTGAATCTGA GTCAAGTGAGCAGAACTTCCCCTGGGGAACAGCACAGAACAACCTCATCACGGAAGACCCTCCAGGATCAGGACAGCCACATGTGGTGGGAGGATTCAGAGAGGAAGCGGAAACACCATTCAGACCG ACAAGATGGGCCTGCAGCCAAGAATGAGAAAGCAGCCCCCCGGAGTCAGCACTGGCTGCACAGAGATCTGCGAGTGCGGTTTGTGGACAAGCTGCACAAGGGCGGCCAGTATTACAACACCAAG ATGACAATTGAAGATGTCCTGAGCCCAGACACCTGTGTGTGTCGGACAGACGAAGGCCAAGTCTTGGAAG GCCTAAGGGAAGacatgctggagaccctggtccCCAAGGTCCCAGGTGACCAAGTGATGGTGGTGCTGGGGCAATGGGCTGGAAGG GTGGGCCGTCTGCTGGACCGGGACAGAACACGGAGCCGGGCTCTGGTACAGCTGCAGAGAGAAGACAGGGTGGTGGAGCTTCACTATGATGCCATCTGCCAGTTTGTGGGCCTCTGGGACATGGAGGAAGACTGA